The following are encoded in a window of Brevibacillus sp. DP1.3A genomic DNA:
- the kdpF gene encoding K(+)-transporting ATPase subunit F: MIWLLLIVAGLAMYLCHALIYPEKY, from the coding sequence ATGATCTGGTTGCTGCTGATTGTGGCAGGGCTTGCGATGTACCTGTGCCACGCATTGATTTACCCGGAAAAATACTAG
- the kdpA gene encoding potassium-transporting ATPase subunit KdpA, whose product MDFIQIALVLVVLFVLAIPMGKYLARSFSLETTRLDRVFGGLEKAIYKLSGIRVADMTWKQYAMAVLVSNISMVAIAYLLLRLQGMLPGNPSGIAAMEPLLSFNTAVSFLTNTNLQHYSGESGLSYLSQMLVIIYLMFTTPATGIAVVMAFMRGLTGQRSIGNYYVDLVRAHTRVLIPLAIVVTLLLVSQGVPQTMEPTATATTISGTEQQIARGPVASLVSIKHLGTNGGGFFGVNSAHPFENPTPLTNVIEILSMFLIPAALPFAFGFMAKSRKQGWVIFGAMFVMFLAFLITAYANEVSGNPALERAGLSQQMGSMEGKEVRFGIAQSALFTAVTTAATTGTVNNMHDTLTPLGGLVPLGEMMLNCVFGGDGVGTINILMYAILAVFLAGLMVGRTPEFLGRKIEGKEMKLIAIAILVHPLIILAPTAIALATEMGSSAVSNPGFHGISQVLYEYTSSAANNGSGFEGLGDNTPFWNISTGLVMLFGRYVSIITMLAVAGSLLAKTPVPETMGTLRTDNSVFTVILIATVVIVGALTFLPVLALGPIAEWLTIR is encoded by the coding sequence GTGGACTTTATACAAATAGCGTTGGTTTTGGTGGTGCTTTTCGTGCTCGCCATACCAATGGGAAAATATTTGGCACGCTCCTTTTCGCTGGAGACGACCCGATTGGACCGTGTTTTTGGCGGGTTGGAAAAAGCGATATACAAGCTGTCTGGCATTCGTGTAGCAGATATGACCTGGAAGCAGTACGCAATGGCTGTTCTGGTCAGCAACATTTCAATGGTAGCTATTGCATATCTCTTGCTTCGTTTGCAAGGGATGCTGCCTGGAAACCCAAGTGGAATCGCGGCGATGGAGCCGTTGCTTTCCTTTAACACGGCTGTCAGCTTTTTGACGAATACGAATCTTCAGCATTACAGCGGCGAGAGCGGATTGTCGTATCTATCGCAGATGCTGGTCATTATTTACCTGATGTTTACCACGCCAGCGACAGGGATCGCGGTCGTGATGGCTTTTATGCGAGGGCTGACTGGACAACGCAGCATCGGTAACTATTACGTTGACCTGGTGCGTGCACATACACGTGTATTGATTCCACTGGCGATTGTCGTGACACTGCTCTTGGTATCCCAAGGCGTGCCGCAGACGATGGAGCCGACGGCAACAGCGACAACCATTAGCGGAACGGAGCAACAAATCGCTCGCGGTCCGGTTGCTTCACTCGTATCGATTAAGCATTTGGGAACAAACGGAGGCGGATTCTTCGGGGTAAACTCCGCGCATCCATTTGAAAACCCAACACCGCTAACAAACGTGATCGAAATTTTGTCGATGTTCTTGATCCCAGCGGCACTGCCATTCGCATTCGGTTTCATGGCGAAGAGCCGCAAGCAAGGTTGGGTTATTTTTGGAGCGATGTTCGTGATGTTCCTGGCGTTCCTCATCACGGCGTATGCCAATGAAGTAAGCGGCAACCCGGCGCTGGAGCGGGCTGGCCTGTCACAACAAATGGGCAGCATGGAAGGAAAAGAAGTCCGTTTTGGTATCGCACAAAGCGCCTTGTTCACTGCCGTGACAACAGCGGCAACGACAGGAACGGTGAACAACATGCACGATACATTGACACCACTTGGCGGCTTAGTTCCGCTCGGTGAAATGATGCTCAACTGCGTATTCGGCGGAGATGGTGTCGGAACGATTAACATTTTGATGTATGCGATTTTGGCTGTATTCTTGGCGGGCTTGATGGTAGGGCGTACGCCTGAATTCCTCGGCCGCAAGATCGAAGGAAAAGAGATGAAGCTGATTGCCATCGCGATTCTCGTTCATCCCCTGATTATTTTGGCACCAACCGCTATTGCATTAGCGACAGAAATGGGTTCATCTGCAGTGTCGAACCCAGGTTTCCACGGTATTTCACAAGTGCTGTACGAGTACACTTCTTCGGCAGCCAACAACGGTTCTGGTTTTGAAGGATTGGGTGACAACACGCCATTCTGGAACATTTCTACCGGACTCGTCATGCTGTTCGGTCGATACGTCTCGATCATTACGATGCTGGCGGTAGCAGGCTCCTTGCTCGCAAAAACGCCAGTACCGGAAACAATGGGTACACTGCGCACAGACAATAGTGTATTCACGGTGATTTTGATTGCGACTGTGGTGATCGTAGGCGCACTGACATTCCTGCCTGTGCTTGCGCTCGGCCCAATCGCCGAGTGGCTAACGATCCGTTAA
- the kdpB gene encoding potassium-transporting ATPase subunit KdpB, translated as MSRTRTVALPKDLYQRAFVESFKKLDPRVMMKNPVMFVVEIGFFITLLLTFVPNLFGGASDPFYNGVVSFILFVTILFANFAEALAEGRGKAQAESLKKTKQDTQAKKVGKDGRIQVVSSTELRKGDLVIVEAGELIPSDGEIVEGVASVDESAITGESAPVIKEAGGDFSSVTGGTRVVSDRIRVRVTTDPGESFLDRMISLVEGAKRQKTPNEIALNTLLVSLTLIFLIVCTTLQPIANYVNAAIPVATLIALLVCLIPTTIGGLLSAIGIAGMDRVTQFNVIAMSGKAVEASGDINTIILDKTGTITHGNRMAAEFVTVGNSKSTELNRVAAQSSVHDETPEGRSVVELAKKQGLAPAELELPGSEGVEFRAETRMSGTNLASGVLIRKGAVDAIKKYVAEQGGNIPADLDEKANRIATAGGTPLAVVEGNTILGLIYLKDTVKPGMRERFEELRRMGIRTVMCTGDNPLTAATIAREAGVDDFVAEAKPEDKIALIRKEQAAGKLVAMTGDGTNDAPALAQADVGLAMNTGTVAAKEAANMVDLDSDPTKIIEVVAIGKQLLMTRGALTTFSIANDVAKYFAIIPAMFMLAIPQMSALNIMGLATPQSAILSALIFNAIIIPILIPLAMKGVKYTPMSATKLLSRNLVIYGLGGIIVPFVGIKLIDLILVGLNLV; from the coding sequence ATGAGTAGAACGCGCACGGTTGCGCTTCCTAAAGATTTGTACCAGCGGGCCTTTGTCGAGTCTTTCAAAAAACTGGACCCGCGTGTAATGATGAAAAATCCAGTCATGTTCGTGGTAGAGATCGGGTTCTTCATTACGCTTCTCCTGACGTTTGTACCCAATTTGTTTGGGGGAGCTTCGGACCCGTTTTACAACGGTGTCGTCAGCTTTATCCTGTTCGTGACGATTTTGTTCGCCAACTTCGCAGAAGCCTTGGCAGAAGGTCGCGGCAAAGCACAGGCAGAGAGCTTGAAAAAAACGAAGCAGGACACACAAGCCAAAAAAGTGGGGAAAGATGGTCGCATTCAAGTCGTCAGCTCCACAGAACTGCGAAAAGGCGATCTGGTCATAGTAGAAGCTGGCGAGTTGATTCCATCCGACGGGGAAATCGTCGAGGGTGTCGCCTCTGTGGACGAATCAGCAATTACAGGTGAATCTGCTCCGGTCATTAAAGAAGCAGGTGGCGATTTCAGCTCTGTCACAGGAGGTACACGCGTAGTCAGTGACCGCATCCGTGTCCGCGTGACGACGGATCCCGGCGAATCGTTTTTGGATCGCATGATTTCGTTGGTAGAAGGCGCGAAAAGACAGAAGACCCCGAATGAAATCGCGCTGAATACGCTATTGGTCAGCTTGACGTTGATTTTCCTGATCGTCTGCACGACCTTGCAGCCGATTGCGAACTATGTAAATGCAGCCATTCCGGTTGCGACACTGATTGCTTTGCTCGTTTGCTTGATTCCAACAACGATTGGCGGACTCTTGTCAGCGATTGGGATTGCGGGTATGGACCGGGTCACACAGTTTAACGTCATCGCCATGTCTGGTAAAGCCGTCGAGGCATCCGGTGACATCAACACGATTATTTTGGATAAAACGGGAACGATCACGCATGGTAACCGGATGGCTGCCGAGTTTGTCACCGTAGGCAACAGCAAAAGCACGGAATTGAACCGAGTAGCTGCACAAAGCTCGGTCCATGACGAAACACCGGAAGGACGCTCTGTTGTAGAGCTGGCGAAAAAACAAGGTCTGGCACCTGCTGAACTGGAATTGCCCGGCTCCGAAGGCGTGGAGTTCCGCGCTGAAACAAGAATGAGCGGGACGAATCTGGCAAGCGGCGTCCTCATTCGCAAAGGAGCCGTCGACGCCATCAAAAAATACGTGGCAGAGCAAGGGGGCAACATCCCTGCTGATTTGGATGAAAAAGCAAACCGGATTGCAACGGCTGGCGGCACGCCATTGGCTGTAGTAGAAGGTAATACGATTCTCGGTTTGATTTATTTGAAAGATACCGTAAAGCCAGGGATGCGCGAACGCTTTGAAGAGCTGCGCCGCATGGGAATTCGTACGGTCATGTGCACGGGGGATAACCCGCTGACAGCAGCGACGATTGCCCGCGAAGCTGGTGTGGACGATTTCGTAGCCGAAGCCAAGCCGGAAGACAAGATTGCGCTGATCCGCAAAGAACAAGCGGCAGGCAAGCTGGTCGCTATGACAGGTGACGGTACGAATGACGCGCCAGCTCTCGCACAAGCCGATGTTGGTTTGGCGATGAATACGGGTACAGTAGCGGCGAAGGAAGCAGCGAACATGGTCGATCTGGATTCTGACCCGACCAAAATCATCGAGGTCGTGGCGATTGGCAAACAGCTTTTGATGACACGCGGTGCATTGACGACGTTCAGTATCGCCAATGACGTAGCGAAATACTTCGCGATCATTCCTGCGATGTTCATGCTGGCGATCCCACAAATGAGTGCCCTCAACATTATGGGCCTGGCTACACCGCAAAGTGCGATTTTGTCCGCGTTGATCTTCAATGCGATCATCATCCCGATCCTGATTCCGCTGGCGATGAAAGGTGTGAAATACACGCCAATGAGCGCGACAAAGTTGCTTAGCCGCAACCTGGTGATCTATGGCTTGGGAGGAATTATCGTTCCGTTCGTGGGCATCAAGCTGATTGACTTGATTTTGGTCGGATTGAATCTGGTGTAA
- a CDS encoding bifunctional diguanylate cyclase/phosphodiesterase, whose product MGLWLEQQRIERQKQMALKLAAAVAALMLVIILLLLFLTEETRGGVWLAGLVPILIIMAICYRMALRYARDTHQLEQTYWENEERKIRSILESIKDGYYELDERGRFLAVNPALSEILGAPAHELLGASYQEYVGKQDVLKLKHAFRWVSHTGTPVQQIDWAFVQRDGQRRLVEGSIVKISEKSGGVTGLRGIIRDVTDRRQAEQTINHMAYHDALTDLPNRRLFEAELTIALSQAKQQGQMMAILFFDLDRFKYINDSLGHYFGDCLLQSLSHRLKENVGSAGILARMGGDEFTMIFPAISDETEVIALADRVIASLQSPLQVEDRECIVTTSIGISIFPRDGEDTQTLMKHADAAMYSAKEKGRNRYNLYSSTMSLHAAERLAVEQELRKALERNEFCLHYQPQLDCKTNQVVGVEALLRWRHPEWGMVSPAEFIPLAEETGLIMPIGEWVLRTACQQNKAWAEAGYPPLRIAVNLSARQFQQENLVGMIKQVLQETQMQPQFLELEITESAVMQNATRFIGILHELKNLGIWLSIDDFGTGYSSLSYLRDFPINRLKIDRSFVNDITENEDAVIAKSIIAMAHSLQMNVLAEGVENEVQLAFLREQHCDEMQGYYCSKPLPAEQLEEWMQQLGTTALAVWGK is encoded by the coding sequence CTTCTTGACGGAGGAAACGCGAGGAGGTGTATGGCTGGCCGGGTTAGTGCCTATCTTGATCATCATGGCTATCTGCTATCGAATGGCCCTGAGGTACGCCCGTGATACGCATCAGCTGGAACAAACGTATTGGGAGAACGAGGAAAGGAAGATTCGCTCGATATTGGAGAGCATCAAAGACGGTTATTACGAATTGGACGAGCGAGGTCGGTTTCTCGCTGTGAATCCTGCACTCTCTGAAATACTTGGCGCACCTGCGCATGAGTTGTTGGGAGCAAGCTATCAGGAGTACGTGGGCAAGCAAGATGTCCTGAAGCTAAAGCACGCGTTTCGGTGGGTGTCGCATACCGGGACGCCTGTCCAGCAAATTGACTGGGCGTTTGTCCAGCGTGACGGTCAGAGGCGCTTAGTGGAGGGCTCCATTGTGAAAATCAGCGAAAAATCGGGAGGTGTCACGGGGCTGCGAGGCATTATCCGCGACGTGACAGATCGCAGGCAGGCAGAGCAGACGATCAATCACATGGCGTACCACGATGCGCTGACTGACTTGCCGAACCGTCGACTTTTCGAGGCGGAGCTGACGATTGCGCTATCCCAGGCGAAGCAGCAAGGGCAGATGATGGCGATCCTGTTTTTTGATTTGGATCGTTTTAAATACATCAACGACTCCTTGGGGCACTATTTCGGGGACTGCTTGCTCCAGTCGCTCTCTCATCGATTAAAGGAAAATGTCGGCTCGGCAGGCATATTGGCGCGCATGGGCGGTGATGAGTTTACGATGATTTTTCCTGCGATTTCGGACGAGACAGAGGTGATTGCGTTGGCGGATCGGGTCATTGCGTCCTTGCAGTCGCCGCTTCAGGTGGAGGATCGGGAATGCATTGTTACGACGAGTATCGGGATCAGTATTTTCCCGAGAGATGGGGAGGATACGCAAACCCTCATGAAGCATGCAGATGCCGCCATGTACAGTGCCAAAGAAAAGGGGAGGAATCGGTACAACCTGTACTCGTCTACGATGAGTCTTCATGCGGCGGAACGGCTGGCAGTCGAGCAGGAGTTGCGCAAGGCGTTGGAGCGCAATGAGTTTTGCCTGCATTATCAGCCGCAGCTCGATTGTAAAACCAATCAGGTGGTCGGGGTGGAGGCACTGCTTAGGTGGAGGCATCCTGAATGGGGCATGGTCTCGCCAGCCGAATTTATCCCTCTGGCGGAAGAGACGGGCTTGATTATGCCCATTGGGGAATGGGTGCTTCGAACGGCTTGTCAGCAAAACAAAGCATGGGCAGAGGCAGGCTATCCTCCCCTGCGTATAGCGGTGAATCTATCAGCCCGCCAATTTCAGCAGGAGAATTTGGTCGGCATGATCAAACAGGTGCTCCAAGAAACGCAGATGCAGCCGCAATTCCTGGAGCTGGAGATTACGGAAAGTGCCGTCATGCAAAACGCCACGCGGTTCATCGGAATCCTACATGAGCTGAAAAATCTGGGGATATGGCTGTCCATCGACGATTTTGGGACAGGCTACTCCTCGCTAAGCTACTTGCGTGATTTTCCCATTAACCGCTTGAAGATCGATCGGTCGTTTGTGAATGATATTACAGAAAACGAAGATGCCGTCATCGCCAAGTCGATCATAGCCATGGCGCACAGCTTGCAAATGAACGTGCTGGCCGAGGGGGTGGAAAACGAAGTTCAGCTGGCTTTTTTGCGTGAGCAGCATTGTGATGAAATGCAGGGCTACTACTGTAGTAAGCCATTGCCTGCCGAGCAATTGGAAGAATGGATGCAACAATTAGGCACGACTGCTCTCGCGGTATGGGGAAAATAA